From Amaranthus tricolor cultivar Red isolate AtriRed21 chromosome 4, ASM2621246v1, whole genome shotgun sequence:
gttttggaaataagttgaaagttgtattattttgttcctttttctgattttttgtcttattgttttcaaattttctaattagTGATGCGTGAATTCTACCTATATAATTGATTTAAAGAATGGCTCTAAAACCCGCACCAACCCAGACTGAACATGGGCGACTAGTCCTGCTCGTGTAACTTGTTTCAAAAGTGTCGAATACAAGCATCGAGTATATTTGAAATCTGCTCAAGCAGTCGAATATGAACAAAAGGAAATTCATATGACTTCATAGagtcaacaaggtgcatcttcttttccaTAGAGTCCATTTGGTAAGAACTTCGCAGTTAAGCGTACTTAGTTTGAAGCAATTTTAGGATGGTTGACCTCCTGAGATAAATTTTAGTGCGTAAGAGTGAGAGCAAAGTGCGCTGAAGGAACTTGTGTTGGTCTATGGCAACAATCTATAGCCACCGTGGGTAGTCACTGGCGGTCTGATGTGATCAGAGTGTTATGCGGACGTAGCATTCTTAAGTGGAGGTGGGGTGAGTGTTATACCCCGAGTTGAGAAAACTATTGATTGACTACCCATGAGGCTAAAGAGCGCTGAAAAAACTTGTGTTCATTTGTAAGGTCAATTTACAGTCACCATAGTTAGTCAGCAGTAGTTTGATGAGGCCGGGATGTTACATATCTCGTGTCATGAAATGACAAATTAGAACGAAGATGATACCGACTATTGCCTGCATTAGTTTTTGATCATTTCTGAGTGTCATTGCATAACATTCTTAATCAATGCTCTACGCAGTTGGAACGTCCTCCCTGTGATCGACTTATTTGATACGATAGTCGATACATTTGCTCTTAATTGAATTAAAACTAGTACATCAACCTGACCATAAAACCGCACACGTATAaacttaacattaaaaaaaaaaactattcatGTTCTTTGCACCCACTAAGTCTTTCAAATAGCACACATAACATAATATCACAAACTTAATCCTTAACATAGCCAACAAAATTCCTAGGAAAAATGGAAATTGTCATCCTTTTACATCATTCAATCTCTTATTAGTTTCCTTTATGTGTTGGATTAAGTAAACACACATAAAGGACACACAGACACACCCTAATAACTAAATTATAAGCCCAATAGACTCCCACAAACATACAATAAGTAGCAGCTGACAAGCAATTAATATGAGAAGTAGTTGAGAGTTTAAGCAGCATTAACAGCAATCTTCATACCACCCTTACAATGTCCAGGAAAAGTGCAGATGAAATAGTTAACACCCCTGCTCAATCTGATCCTGTCCCTTCCTGTTTGGTACACTTTAGACCCTTTTGGTGCTGTGCAGCTGTTGAACCCCCTACTGGTTACTGCCACAACATTGTGTGCATTTCTTGCATAGTTGAATGCTGATATTCATATTCCACGTAACAAGTTATCACATGActatattattatgaaaaaattaccataaataatacaattttttgttaattttcctacgataataccaactattgattaaccatatataatatcaacttaaagaggtgttttcctaaaaaatctctaacatattaaaaatcaaattataggtggattataagacaaaaaattggtaaatttattaattacctaaagttggtatttaggaaaatacccctaagttggtatttaGGAATATaccccctaagttggtattattcatggttaatcaataattggtattattgtaggaaaattaataaaaaaaattgtattattcacgataatttttcaAACCGGGTATAGTGACAACA
This genomic window contains:
- the LOC130809901 gene encoding basic blue protein-like, giving the protein MGQGRGSARVSLGLVVGVAMLCLLAQMQPTLAALYTVGGPSGWTFNVQNWPRGKPFKAGDILAFNYARNAHNVVAVTSRGFNSCTAPKGSKVYQTGRDRIRLSRGVNYFICTFPGHCKGGMKIAVNAA